Proteins from a genomic interval of Anolis sagrei isolate rAnoSag1 chromosome 1, rAnoSag1.mat, whole genome shotgun sequence:
- the TNNI2 gene encoding troponin I, fast skeletal muscle, which yields MLQIAATELEKEAVAKEQEKADYLAEHCPPLQLPGSMQELQEFCKKLHAKVEEVDEERYDTEMKLQKTTKELEDLNQKLFDLRGKFKRPPLKRVRMSADAMLRALLGSKHKVCMDLRANLKQVKKEDTEKEKDLRDVGDWRKNIEEKSGMEGRKKMFEGGE from the exons ATGCTCCAAATTGCTGCTACTGAACTTGAGAAAGAAGCAGTTGCCAAAGAACAAGAAAAAGCTGACTACCTGGCAGAGCACTGCCCACCTCTTCAACTCCCAGGTTCCATGCAGGAACTGCAG GAATTCTGCAAAAAGCTGCATGCCAAGGTAGAGGAAGTTGATGAGGAAAGATATGACACAGAGATGAAATTACAGAAAACTACCAAAGAG cTTGAAGATCTGAACCAGAAATTGTTTGACCTGAGGGGCAAGTTCAAGAGGCCTCCCCTGAAGAGAGTCCGCATGTCGGCTGACGCTATGCTGAGGGCCTTGTTGGGCTCAAAGCACAAAGTCTGTATGGATCTGAGAGCTAACCTGAAGCAAGTCAAGAAGGAAGACACTGAGAAG GAGAAGGATCTGCGTGATGTTGGTGACTGGAGAAAGAACATTGAGGAGAAATCTGGAATGGAGGGCAGGAAGAAGATGTTTGAAGGTGGCGAGTAA